In the Burkholderia multivorans ATCC BAA-247 genome, GATGGGCGAATACTTCCGCGATCGCGGCCAGGACGCGCTGATCATTTACGACGACTTGACCAAGCAGGCTTGGGCATACCGTCAGATCTCGCTGCTGCTGCGCCGTCCGCCGGGCCGTGAAGCGTACCCGGGCGACGTGTTCTATCTGCACTCGCGTCTGCTCGAGCGTGCGGCGCGCGTCTCGGAAGAGTACGTCGAGAAGTTCACGAACGGCGAAGTGAAGGGCAAGAGCGGTTCGCTGACGGCACTGCCGGTCATCGAAACGCAGGCAGGCGACGTGACGGCGTTCGTTCCGACGAACGTGATCTCGATTACCGACGGCCAGATCTTCCTGGAAACCGACCTGTTCAACGCAGGCATCCGCCCGGCAATCAACGCCGGCGTGTCGGTGTCGCGCGTCGGTGGCGCCGCGCAGACCAAGGTCGTGAAGAAGCTGTCGGGCGGTATCCGTACCGACCTCGCGCAGTACCGTGAACTGGCCGCATTCGCGCAGTTCGCATCGGACCTCGACGAAGCGACCCGCAAGCAGCTCGAGCGCGGCCGCCGCGTGACGGAACTGCTGAAGCAGCCGCAGTACCAGCCGCTGCAGGTGTGGGAACTGGCCGTGTCGCTGTTCTCCGCGAACAACGGCTACCTCGACGATCTCGACGTGAAGCAGGTGCTGCCGTTCGAGAAGGGCCTGCGCGAATTCCTGAAGACGAGCCACGCTGACCTCATCAAGCGCATCGAAGACACCAAGGATCTCTCGAAGGACGACGAAGGCGCGCTGCGCGCGGCGATCGAATCCTTCAAGAAGTCGGGTGCCTATTGATCCGTGAGTGACACACCGAGGCCGCGCGGGAGCCGAGGCGCCCGCGCCGTTTCGGTGAGCGGTGCATGAGCCCCGAGTAAAGCGCTGAAGTGCCAGCTCGGGGCGCAAAGGAGCAAGCTATGGCTGGAATGAAGGAAATTCGCGGCAAGATCAAGAGCGTGCAGAACACGCGCAAGATCACGAAGGCGATGGAGATGGTGGCCGCATCGAAGATGCGCCGCGCGCAGGAACGCATGCGCGCCGCTCGTCCGTACGCGGACAAGGTCCGTGCCATCGCCGCGCACATGAGCCGCGCGAACCCGGAGTACCGCCACCCATTCATGGTGGCGAACGAAGGCGCGAAGACGGCCGGCATCATCCTCGTCACGACGGACAAGGGTCTGTGCGGCGGTCTGAACACGAACGTGCTGCGTGCGTCGGTGCAGAAGTTCAAGGAGCTCGAAGAGAAGGGCCAGAAGGTCGAAGCCACCGCGATCGGCGGCAAGGGTCTCGGCTTCCTGAACCGCTTCGGCGCGAAGGTGCTGTCGCAGGTCGTGCATCTCGGCGACACCCCGCATCTCGACAAGCTGATCGGTGCGGTCAAGACGCAGCTCGATCTGTACTCGGAAGGCAAGCTGTCGGCGGTCTATCTCGCTTACACGCGCTTCATCAACACGATGAAGCAGGAAGCCGTGATCGAGCAGCTGCTGCCGCTGTCGTCGGAGCACTTCGAGGCCGACGACGGTACGCCGGCCACGTCGTGGGACTACATCTACGAGCCGGACGCGCAGGCAGTCGTCGACGAACTGCTCGTGCGTTACGTCGAGGCGCTGGTGTACCAGGCCGTCGCGGAGAACATGGCGTCCGAGCAATCGGCGCGGATGGTCGCGATGAAGGCCGCGTCCGACAATGCGAAGACGGTGATCAGCGAACTGCAGCTCGTCTACAACAAGAGCCGTCAGGCCGCGATCACGAAGGAACTGTCGGAGATCGTCGGCGGCGCAGCCGCTGTTTAAGCGCGCGCCCGGGACGACAACTGCGCCTTTGCGCGAGTAAAGAATCAGGTATTTAAAGGAAAAGCGATGAGTACTGCTGCTTTGGTAGAAGGCAAGATCGTACAGTGCATCGGCGCCGTTATCGACGTGGAATTCCCGCGCGACAGCATGCCGAAGATCTACGACGCGCTCATTCTCGATGGCTCGGAACTGACGCTCGAAGTCCAGCAGCAGCTGGGCGACGGCGTGGTCCGTACCATCTGTCTGGGTGCATCCGACGGCCTGCGCCGCGGTCTGACCGTGAAGAACACGGGCAACCCGATTTCGGTGCCGGTCGGCAAGCCGACCCTCGGCCGCATCATGGACGTGCTCGGCCGTCCGATCGACGAAGCGGGCCCGATCGAAAGCGAAACCAAGCGTTCGATCCACCAGAAGGCGCCGGCGTTCGACGAACTGTCGCCGTCGACCGAACTGCTCGAAACGGGCATCAAGGTCATCGACCTGATCTGCCCGTTCGCAAAGGGCGGCAAGGTCGGTCTGTTCGGCGGTGCAGGCGTGGGCAAGACCGTCAACATGATGGAGCTCATCAACAACATCGCGAAGGAGCACGGCGGCTACTCCGTGTTCGCGGGCGTGGGCGAGCGTACCCGTGAAGGGAACGACTTCTACCACGAAATGAAGGACTCGAACGTTCTCGACAAGGTCGCGCTCGTGTACGGCCAGATGAACGAGCCGCCGGGCAACCGTCTGCGCGTCGCGCTGACCGGCCTGACGATGGCCGAGTTCTTCCGTGATGAAGGCCTCGACGTGCTGTTCTTCGTCGACAACATCTACCGTTTCACGCTGGCCGGTACCGAAGTGTCGGCACTGCTCGGCCGTATGCCGTCGGCAGTGGGCTATCAGCCGACGCTGGCTGAAGAAATGGGCAAGCTGCAGGAACGCATCACGTCGACCAAGAAGGGCTCGATTACGTCGGTTCAGGCCGTGTACGTCCCTGCGGACGACTTGACCGACCCGTCGCCGGCAACCACCTTCGGCCACCTTGACGCAACCGTCGTGCTGTCGCGTGACATCGCTTCGCTGGGTATCTACCCGGCGGTCGACCCGCTCGACTCGACGTCGCGCCAGATCGACCCGAACGTGATCGGTGAAGAGCACTACTCGATCACGCGTCGCGTTCAGCAGACGCTGCAGCGCTACAAGGAACTGCGCGACATCATCGCGATTCTGGGCATGGACGAACTGTCGCCGGAAGACAAGCTGTCGGTCGCCCGTGCGCGTAAGATCCAGCGTTTCCTGTCGCAGCCGTTCCACGTCGCTGAAGTGTTCACGGGCTCGCCGGGCAAGTACGTGCCGCTGAAGGAAACGATCCGCGGCTTCAAGATGATCGTCGACGGCGAGTGCGACCACCTGCCGGAACAGGCGTTCTACATGGTCGGCACGATCGACGAAGCCTTCGAGAAGGCCAAGAAGATCCAGTAAGGGTTCGAGTGAGTCGCACGCCGGCGCATGCGGCCGCGCATAAGTCATCGCTGATTTATCGCCGCGGCCGACCGCGCCGATCGCAACACGCTCAACCCGCCGTGCATGAGATTGGAGCGAGGCCGAAGTGCCCGTTCCGGTCGATGGCCGACGGGCCGCGATCCGCGCAAGCGCGAACGCAGGCCCGCCGCGGCATCGGTCGGACGTCGCGCCGAAGCGCTCGCACCGATCGACAGGAGTCGATATGGCAACCATCAAAGTAGACGTCGTCAGCGCGGAAGAGCAGATCTTCTCGGGCGAGGCGAAATTCGTCGCGCTGCCGGGCGAAACGGGTGAGCTGGGTATTCTGCCGGGCCACACGCCGCTGATCACGCGGATTCGTCCGGGTGCGGTGCGCATCGAAGTCGAGGGCGGCAGCGACGAATTCGTGTTCGTCGCCGGCGGCATTCTCGAAGTGCAGCCGGGCGCCGTGACGGTGCTCGCCGATACCGCGATCCGCGGCAAGGACCTCGACGCGGCGAAGGCCGAGGAAGCGCGCAAGCGTGCCGAGGAAACGCTGCAGAACGCGAAGTCGGACCTCGACCTCGCGAAGGCGCAGTCCGAGCTCGCGACCGCGATGGCGCAGCTCGAGGCGATCCAGCGTCTCGCGAAGATCCGCAGCCGGCACTGAGCCGGCCGCGTATCGCGCGAAAAGAGAGCAGCCTTCGGGCTGCTTTTTTTTCGCCTGCAGTTTCGGTCCGCGCGCGCGCATCGTTGCGTCCGGTCGTGCTATTTCATCCCGACGCCGCGATTTGATGTCAGAGTGTCGTCAGCGGAGCGCGGCATCATCCGCGATGCGGCTCGCCGCGGTGCGCCCGCCCGCGCAGCCGGCCGGCCCGCGCCGCTCAGACAAAAACGGACGGAGACACTCATGGCAGCAGACCTTGGCGTACGGGCGCTGATTGCGCCCGAGAACGGACTGTCGTACGTGCGCGGCGCGATCGACGTGCCGCTGTCGGAAGCGACGATCGGCCGCTTCCTGCGCGACACAGCCGAGCGCTTTCCCGAGCGGCCCGCGGTCGTGTTCCGCGAGCAGCAGGTGCGCTGGACCTGGCGCGAATTCGCGGCCGAAATCGACGTGCTCGCCGCCGGCCTTGCGGCGCTCGGCATCGAAAAGGGCGACCGCGTCGGCATCTGGTCGCCGAACCGCAGCGAGTGGCTGCTCACGCAGTTCGCGACTGCGCGCATCGGCGCGATTCTCGTGAACATCAATCCCGCATACCGGCTCGCGGAACTCGAATACGCACTGAACAAGGTCGGCTGCAAGGCCGTGATCGCGGCCGAACGCTTCAAGTCGTCGGCATACGTCGAGATGCTGCAGACGATTGCGCCCGAGCTGGCGAACGCGGCGCCCGGCGAACTGCGCGCGGCACGCGTGCCGAGCTTGCGCACGGTGGTATCGATGGGCGACGTCGCGCCGCCCGGCATGTTTCGCTTTGCCGACGTGATCGCGCGCGGGCGCGCCAGCGTCGATTCGGCCGCACTCGACGCGCTCGGTGCGACGCTCGCACCGAGCGATCCGATCAACATCCAGTTCACGAGCGGCACGACCGGCAGCCCGAAGGGCGCGACGCTCACGCACCGCAACGTCGTGAACAACGCGCGCTTCATCGCGATGGCGATGCGCTTTACCGAGCAGGACGCGCTCTGCATTCCGGTGCCGCTGTATCACTGCTTCGGGATGGTGCTCGCGGTGCTCGCGTGCGTGTCGACCGGCGCGGCGATGGTGTTTCCCGGCGAGGCGTTCGACCCCGTCGCGACGCTCGCGGCCGTCGCCGAAGAGCGCTGTACCGCGCTGCACGGTGTGCCGACGATGTTCATCGCGGAACTCGATCATCCCGAGTTCGCGAAGTTCGACCTCTCGACGTTGCGCACAGGCATCATGGCCGGCTCGCCGTGTCCGATCGAGACGATGAAGCGCGTGGTGTCGCAGATGCACTTGTCGGAGATCACGATCGCATACGGGATGACGGAAACGAGCCCCGTATCGTTCCAGAGCTCGACCGACGATCCGCTCGAGAAACGCACGACGACCGTCGGACGCGTGCAGCCGCATCTCGAGGTGAAGATCGTCGATCCGAGCGGCGAGATCGTGCCGGTCGGCGTGACGGGCGAGCTCTGCACGAAAGGCTACTCGGTGATGCTCGGCTACTGGGACGACGACGCGAAGACGCGCGAAGTGCTGATCGACGGCTGGATGCACACGGGCGATCTCGCGACGCTCGACGCGGAAGGCTACTGCAACATCGTCGGCCGCCTGAAGGACATGGTGATTCGCGGCGGCGAGAACGTGTATCCGCGCGAGATCGAGGAATTCCTGTTCCGGCATCCGAAGATTCAGAGCGCGCAGGTGTTCGGCGTGCCCGATCCGAAGTACGGCGAGGAGCTGTGTGCGTGGATCGTGCTGCGCGCGGACGAGCAGATGGCCGAGGACGACGTGCGCGCGTTTTGCCAAGGGCAGATCGCGCACTACAAGATTCCGCGCTATATCCGCTTCGTCGACGAACTGCCGATGACTGTGACGGGCAAGGTGCAGAAGTTCGTGATGCGCGAACGGATGATCGACGAGCTGAAACTCGACGTGCAGAAGACCGCCTGACGATTCGGCTGAACGGGAGAGAGGGGAAACGCGGCGGCCTGCTTCGGGCCGTTGCGTTTTCGATGGACGAAAAAAAGCGGGCTTATTAGCCCGCTAAAAACCACACGCTACGGGGTTAGCGCGAGGAGACCAAAGATGAAACCGGATCCGGCGGGGGGCCGGAAACGACTCCAACAAGGATGCCCCTCGGAAGGGCTTCGGTACGTGACCGACTGGCTCGCAGCGCTTCGCGTCCGCTCACACTTGGCACACGAGACCGCATCCGTGTTGAAACCGTTGAGGCCATTGTGGGCGAATTGATGGACTATCGCGGTAACAAAGTGTTTCAGGTTGTAACGCCCGTCAGATAAGGCTTTCCGGGATTTTTTGCTGTTTTCGGCATCCTGAAAAAGGTCATTTTTACCCACCTTTTCTCATGCGTTT is a window encoding:
- the atpA gene encoding F0F1 ATP synthase subunit alpha, which translates into the protein MQLNPSEISELIKSRIQGLEASADVRNQGTVISVTDGIVRIHGLSDVMQGEMLEFPGNTFGLALNLERDSVGAVILGEYEHISEGDVVKTTGRILEVPVGPELIGRVVDALGNPIDGKGPVNAKLTDAIEKIAPGVIWRKSVSQPVQTGIKSIDAMVPIGRGQRELIIGDRQTGKTAVALDAIINQKGKDLICIYVAIGQKASSIMNVVRKLEETGAMAYTIVVAASASDSAAMQYLAPYAGCTMGEYFRDRGQDALIIYDDLTKQAWAYRQISLLLRRPPGREAYPGDVFYLHSRLLERAARVSEEYVEKFTNGEVKGKSGSLTALPVIETQAGDVTAFVPTNVISITDGQIFLETDLFNAGIRPAINAGVSVSRVGGAAQTKVVKKLSGGIRTDLAQYRELAAFAQFASDLDEATRKQLERGRRVTELLKQPQYQPLQVWELAVSLFSANNGYLDDLDVKQVLPFEKGLREFLKTSHADLIKRIEDTKDLSKDDEGALRAAIESFKKSGAY
- the atpG gene encoding F0F1 ATP synthase subunit gamma; translated protein: MAGMKEIRGKIKSVQNTRKITKAMEMVAASKMRRAQERMRAARPYADKVRAIAAHMSRANPEYRHPFMVANEGAKTAGIILVTTDKGLCGGLNTNVLRASVQKFKELEEKGQKVEATAIGGKGLGFLNRFGAKVLSQVVHLGDTPHLDKLIGAVKTQLDLYSEGKLSAVYLAYTRFINTMKQEAVIEQLLPLSSEHFEADDGTPATSWDYIYEPDAQAVVDELLVRYVEALVYQAVAENMASEQSARMVAMKAASDNAKTVISELQLVYNKSRQAAITKELSEIVGGAAAV
- the atpD gene encoding F0F1 ATP synthase subunit beta → MSTAALVEGKIVQCIGAVIDVEFPRDSMPKIYDALILDGSELTLEVQQQLGDGVVRTICLGASDGLRRGLTVKNTGNPISVPVGKPTLGRIMDVLGRPIDEAGPIESETKRSIHQKAPAFDELSPSTELLETGIKVIDLICPFAKGGKVGLFGGAGVGKTVNMMELINNIAKEHGGYSVFAGVGERTREGNDFYHEMKDSNVLDKVALVYGQMNEPPGNRLRVALTGLTMAEFFRDEGLDVLFFVDNIYRFTLAGTEVSALLGRMPSAVGYQPTLAEEMGKLQERITSTKKGSITSVQAVYVPADDLTDPSPATTFGHLDATVVLSRDIASLGIYPAVDPLDSTSRQIDPNVIGEEHYSITRRVQQTLQRYKELRDIIAILGMDELSPEDKLSVARARKIQRFLSQPFHVAEVFTGSPGKYVPLKETIRGFKMIVDGECDHLPEQAFYMVGTIDEAFEKAKKIQ
- a CDS encoding F0F1 ATP synthase subunit epsilon — protein: MATIKVDVVSAEEQIFSGEAKFVALPGETGELGILPGHTPLITRIRPGAVRIEVEGGSDEFVFVAGGILEVQPGAVTVLADTAIRGKDLDAAKAEEARKRAEETLQNAKSDLDLAKAQSELATAMAQLEAIQRLAKIRSRH
- a CDS encoding AMP-binding protein, yielding MAADLGVRALIAPENGLSYVRGAIDVPLSEATIGRFLRDTAERFPERPAVVFREQQVRWTWREFAAEIDVLAAGLAALGIEKGDRVGIWSPNRSEWLLTQFATARIGAILVNINPAYRLAELEYALNKVGCKAVIAAERFKSSAYVEMLQTIAPELANAAPGELRAARVPSLRTVVSMGDVAPPGMFRFADVIARGRASVDSAALDALGATLAPSDPINIQFTSGTTGSPKGATLTHRNVVNNARFIAMAMRFTEQDALCIPVPLYHCFGMVLAVLACVSTGAAMVFPGEAFDPVATLAAVAEERCTALHGVPTMFIAELDHPEFAKFDLSTLRTGIMAGSPCPIETMKRVVSQMHLSEITIAYGMTETSPVSFQSSTDDPLEKRTTTVGRVQPHLEVKIVDPSGEIVPVGVTGELCTKGYSVMLGYWDDDAKTREVLIDGWMHTGDLATLDAEGYCNIVGRLKDMVIRGGENVYPREIEEFLFRHPKIQSAQVFGVPDPKYGEELCAWIVLRADEQMAEDDVRAFCQGQIAHYKIPRYIRFVDELPMTVTGKVQKFVMRERMIDELKLDVQKTA